One Salvelinus namaycush isolate Seneca chromosome 29, SaNama_1.0, whole genome shotgun sequence genomic region harbors:
- the LOC120024251 gene encoding potassium voltage-gated channel subfamily F member 1-like produces MWGITRTRYADCNGSEASEETGIVLNIGGVKQVLCGDVLNRFPETRLAELWNTSKGCLEDLSSLCDDYDSGKGEFYFDRDPDAFKCIIELYYYGEIHIKRGICPICFVKEMEFWKIDLYFLDDCCKGDLQEAEDELAEIAEKVQTILVDREGDPSARGWQCFQMCLWKLLEKPESSLSARVIAIVSFLFILISSVVMCVGTIPDLQVEDAEGNHMEHPILEAIETACIGWFTVEYVLRLISSPNKVKFVLSFMNIIDFMAIMPFYVVLTLTSLGTAMMELANVQQAVQALRIMRIARIFKLARHSSGLQTLTSALKSSFSELGMLLMYMGVGVFLFSAMAYTLEQSHPETMFTSIPQSFWWAVITMTTVGYGDIYPKTTLGRCNAAVSFLCGVIAIALPIHPIINNFVIFYNKQQVLETAAKHEIELMALRSSEAGAEESGPHIQRRSVGVAAGVWDNAMRSCHSDTYIPLLKDPRAGIQTPSLDRSFDSS; encoded by the coding sequence ATGTGGGGAATAACGAGGACGCGATATGCTGATTGCAATGGCTCGGAGGCCAGTGAGGAGACCGGGATTGTCCTGAACATCGGTGGAGTAAAACAGGTGTTATGTGGGGATGTGCTGAACCGTTTTCCGGAGACCCGACTAGCGGAACTGTGGAACACCTCCAAGGGGTGTTTGGAGGACTTATCCTCGCTTTGTGACGACTATGACTCAGGGAAAGGTGAATTTTATTTTGACAGAGACCCGGACGCGTTTAAGTGTATAATTGAGCTGTATTACTACGGGGAGATACATATTAAACGGGGCATCTGTCCAATTTGTTTCGTAAAGGAGATGGAGTTCTGGAAAATCGACTTATATTTCCTGGACGATTGCTGTAAAGGCGACCTACAGGAGGCGGAGGACGAGCTTGCAGAGATTGCCGAGAAGGTTCAAACTATTCTGGTCGACCGGGAAGGGGACCCCTCTGCCAGGGGCTGGCAATGTTTCCAAATGTGCTTGTGGAAGCTTTTGGAGAAGCCGGAGTCGTCGCTGTCCGCGCGCGTCATCGCCATAGTGTCTTTCCTCTTCATCCTCATCTCCTCGGTGGTGATGTGCGTAGGCACCATCCCTGACCTGCAGGTGGAGGACGCTGAGGGCAATCACATGGAGCACCCGATCTTGGAGGCCATCGAGACCGCGTGTATCGGCTGGTTCACCGTTGAATACGTCCTGCGCTTGATATCGTCCCCGAATAAAGTGAAATTCGTCCTGTCCTTCATGAACATCATAGACTTCATGGCCATCATGCCCTTTTACGTGGTGCTGACTTTGACGTCTCTGGGCACGGCTATGATGGAGCTGGCTAATGTGCAGCAGGCGGTGCAGGCGCTGCGCATCATGCGCATTGCGCGCATCTTCAAGCTGGCGCGCCACTCCTCTGGGCTGCAGACTCTCACCTCGGCCCTGAAAAGCAGCTTCAGCGAGCTGGGGATGCTGCTCATGTACATGGGCGTGGGCGTCTTCTTGTTCTCGGCAATGGCCTACACATTGGAGCAGAGCCACCCGGAGACCATGTTCACCAGCATCCCGCAGTCCTTTTGGTGGGCCGTCATCACCATGACCACCGTGGGCTATGGAGACATCTACCCCAAGACCACGCTGGGTCGGTGCAACGCGGCCGTCAGCTTCCTCTGCGGGGTGATTGCCATCGCGCTGCCCATACACCCTATCATAAACAACTTCGTCATATTCTACAATAAGCAGCAGGTGCTCGAGACCGCGGCCAAACACGAGATCGAACTGATGGCGCTGCGTTCCAGCGAGGCAGGTGCAGAGGAGAGCGGGCCCCACATACAGCGCAGATCCGTCGGTGTCGCGGCCGGAGTGTGGGACAATGCCATGCGCTCCTGTCACAGTGACACCTACATTCCCCTGCTGAAAGACCCTAGAGCAGGAATACAAACCCCAAGCTTGGACAGAAGCTTTGACAGTTCATAG